The DNA region AAATCTGGAGATGTTGATTTTGAGTTTGCTTTGGCTAGTTCATCTGCTGATGGTCACTCAACtgagtggattttggattcaggtTGCACCTATCATATGtgtcccattcgggaatggtTTTCTAGCTTCGAGGGGCTGGATGATGGAGTTGTTTTGATGGGCAATAATAATGCCTGCAAAACACAAGGGATAGGCAAAATCTGTTTGAAGATACATGATGGAACAGTCAGAGAATTGAGTGATGTCCGGTATGTAccggatatgaagaagaatctcaTCTCATTGGGTGCTTTGGAATCCAAGGGTCTCAAGATCACCATGGAGGGTGGAGTTCTTAAAGCTGTGCATGGGGCACTGGTGGTGATGAAAGGTACAAGACGAAataacttgtatttcttgCAAGGTAGTACAGTTATTGGTGGAGCAGCTGTCACCGAAGCTGCTGACGCAGATAGCACAGACACCACAAGGTTATGGCATATGCGTCTTGGGCATGCTGGTGAAAAAGCGTTACAAGGATTGGTGAAGCAAGGCTTATTGAAAGGTGCAAAGGCATGCAAATTGGAATTCTGTGAACATTGTGTGCTGGGTAAGCAAACTAGAGTGAAATTTGGCACTGCTATTCACCACACTAAAGGCATTCTAGATTATGTTCacactgatgtttggggaccttccAAGAATGCATCTTGGGGAGGTAGCCATTATTTTGTCTCCTTTGTTGATGACTTCTCTAGAAGAATATGGGTGTACACCATGAAGCGTAAAGATGAAGTCTTGAAGATATTCCTGaagtggaaaaagatgattgaaAAGCAAAGCGGTCGAAAGATCAAGACTCTCagatcagacaatggtggtgaatataagtctgatcctttcttgaaagtttgTCAAGATGAGGGTATTGTGAGGCACTTCACGGTTAGGGAGACACCGCAACAGAATGGGGTGGCGGAGCGCATGAACCGTACTTTGCTTGAGAAAGTTCGGTGTATGTTGTCTAATGCTGGTTTAGGCAAGGCGTTTTGGGCTGAGGCGATTACTTATGCAAGCCATCTCATTAATCGGTTGCCTGCTTCTGCGAATGAGGGCAAAACGCCCATGGAGGTATGGTCTGGTAAACCTTGTACTGATTACAAGTATTTACACATATTTGGTTGTCCTGCTTACTATCATGTCGGGGAAAGCAAGTTAGAtccaagagcaaagaaggctcTATTTATGGGATTTAGCACTGGCGTGAAGGGATACCGACTTTGGTGTccagatgagaagaaaattattgtaagcagagatgtgacttttgatgaggctgctatggtaaatcagaacaagcatgaaggtgaaattgaagcaactaaGACCATGAGTAGTTCAAAGCAGGTGGCGTTACTGAAAACTCCAGTTGTTCCAGTAAGGTCTGATACTACAGACACTAGTCCTACAGTTGATTCTGATGAAGGGgacgaggatgatgaagaggaggcaccTACCCAAGAGCCTCCACAGCAACAAGATTCTATTGCAATCAGAAGATCGAGAAGGGAGATTCGAAAGCCTGTTCGATTTACTGATATTGTGGCATATGCACTTCACgttattgaagatgatattccATCCGCCTACAAAGAAGCTGTCAGAAGTTCAGAGAGCGTGGAGTGGAAGAAATCTAtggatgaggagatgaagtctcttcataaaaatgagacttgggagaTGGTTCAGTTaccaaaggggaagaaagcaattggttgcaaatgggtttatgccaaaaagatggaatctttgggaaaggacaatgtgagattcaaagccagattagtagctaaaggatatgctcagaaggaaggcattgactacaatgaggtattttctcctgtagtaaaacattcctctattcgtattttgttggctttggttGCCCAGTTTGACCTTGAGTTGGCTCAACTTGATGTCAAGactgcattcttacatggtgatttggaggaagaaatttatatgtctCAGCCAGAAGGATTTAAGgttgctggaaaagaaaattgggtttgcaaattgcaaaaatcattgtacggcttgaagcagtctccaagaCAATGGTATAAGCGATTTGATCGGTTTATGATGGGCAAAAGTACACAAGAAGTCATTATGACCATTGTGTATACTTTCGCAAGCTACAAGATGGAACCTTCATCTAtctgcttttatatgttgatgatatgcttatagcatgtaaaagcaaagtggagattgaaaggttgaagactcaactgagtaatgaatttgagatgaaggacttGGGAGAAGCTCGGAAGATACTGGGTATGGAAATTGAAGAgggagatattcttcttcagaagATTGGGACTGCTGACAATCCTgcggatatgttgacaaagccagtttcgttgctcaagtttaagcaatgcttagacttaattggcatttgtaaaatttgttgattgcCCCATAGGGGATTGGGAGACGACTGTTGGGAGTTCTACTTCGAGGGTTTGAgccaaggtggagattgttgattATTGCCTCAAACCAATAGTCAAAAGTGGTAGACTATTGTTGAAGTTGCAATGTGAATGCATTAATTGGCTTTCACAAATGGTGGTAGGCTATTGTTGACTTTGCCTATGTGAATGCATGGTGGTAGGCTATTGTTGACTTTGCCTATGTGAATGCATGGTGGTAGGCTATTGTTGACTTTGCCtaacctttggcttctttgagaagccacttcctttggctataaattggaagcaaatggtttcatttgaagcatccaaccaagtgttgagtagaagagaaaaatagcaagaaaggcattttgccaaagagtgaaacaaattctctctagttgttctttgctttgtattattgttttctcttcctttgtgagtgtgtgaggttgggtgtatttgggtctttgggaaattgagtggtaaacactattgtatatctccattgattatagtggaatactccgtcgtctccaaactgaatgtaggcaattgccgaaccagtataaatcttggtgttcttcttgttgtaattttctgttaaatatttttttttcctgccagtagttgtttttttttcacccacAGTTAgttgacgcttccgcacaacaaCCCCTAGAATATGGAGGAAATGGAAGAGGCAAGCAACCAAAACCCAAGCGCCACCATTACCAATTGAAACCTAAACGATCTCCCAGAGGAGCTCCTCCTCCACATCCTCACCTGTCTTCCCATATTAGAATCGGTCCAAACCTCCCTCATATCCCAGAAATGGAGACCCCTCTGGTCTCGTGTTCCCTCCTTGAACTTCCTCTTCGAACTCTTCCCGCCATACGAGCCACCCTTAGATACTCGCCAGTTCTTCGCCGAGTTCATCGACAGCGTTCTTATTCTTCGCTCCAATTCTCCCATCCACACTTTTCGCCTCTCTTTCATCTACCATGGTCGCTACCGCTCTCATGTCGACTCTTGGGTTCGATCCGCCATAACCCGCCTTCGCACACGTGAGCTCTATCTCGATTTCTTCATCCACAAAGATTTTCATGACGAAGAAACTCATAATCACAGGTATGATTTCCCTTTCTCTGTTCTGAGAAATGGGTGCGTAGCAATCTTAGGCCTTACGCGATGTGATCTTTCGTTGCCGGCTAAAATGTCCACGCTGCGTTTTTGCTCGATTGGGTCCATGTTTCTCAATGAGGTTTATTTGACGGACCAGGCATTGCGGGATTTGATTTCGGGTTGCCCCAATTTGGAGGCTTTGGATCTTGAGAACTGTTTGGCGCATCATCATATGAAGATATGTAGCGCAAAGCTTAAGAGGCTAGCACTTAGGTATTTTTATGATTCTGAACTCAAAGAGACCATTTTGGTTGATTGCCCAAACCTTTGTTCGATCAGTTTTAATTGTTGTGCCTTTGACAAATTTGTACTTAAGAATGCGTCGTCCCTGGTTGAGTTTCATGTTGATATTTTGCACAAAATCGATCGATCCTATCGTTATTGGAACAAGGTTGTGAGGCTACTAGGACAAGCACCTAATGTTAAGCATCTTAATTTGCAGAATTGGTGGTTTAAGgtaattttctgatttttgttcTGGTCAGTTATCGGATTTCCATTTCGATTTTGGTTAATTTCTGAATTGgtgattttgttcttttttgaaTGTGGAAAGTATGCCAAAAAGTTTGAGGAATATGTAGTAATGTGGTTGGTATTCTGATTATGTGGATGGCTTCTCATAGATAGGGTGTATTTCGGACTTGGTGATATAGCCgtgtatttttcaataagacTGTCTTCTTGGAATTGAAAGAGATGAGAACATGGAAGAATGTAAGAATTCTTAGCTTGTCATTTAATCTTGGAGTCGAAAGAAAGATGGAAAGGGTAATTAGTTGTTGAGGTCTGCTCATTATTGCAGGGTTTAGTCTAGCCAGATGGAAAGGGTAGGAAGCAGAGTATCCCTGGGAATTCTTATGGTAAAAGAGTCTCACTCGAAATGAAATCTGGTAGCATGTCTCACTGATCAGCCATTGTGATTCTGTTCCAGACATgctttattcactttctaacTCTGTCCACTTCATTGATGAGCAACATTTCATTCATAGACAGCCAACGTCTTTGGCTTAACCTCtgtgaaaattttcattttttgctGCTTAACCCCTTTGGAATTTTTCCCTACGTATGACCACTGCTTTCTGAGAGCATTATGCTGTTGAACCTCTTCTATATTCTATCTTAATTGTTTTCTGTGCGTATGCCCTCAGTTTCTGACATCAAAGGATTCTTTCCCCAAAAGTTTTATGATCCACAATCTCAACCACTTAGAGCTACGGACGGGGTTTACCCAATATGATCTGGTTGGCATGGCTGCACTGCTTAAGCTTTGTCCCAATCTCGAGACAATGATGCTGGACTACCATTTCAAGATAGAGGAAGATGTGAGTACTTTTACGTACATAATTACAGCAATTCTAGATGTTTCTATACTAATGTtttgtctttcctttttctgttcCGTGCTCCATGTCTAAACTTTGATCTTATAATCTCTAGGAGACTTTATCAGAAGAGTTCTCAAGTAAACCAGTTGAATTGAGCATGCCAAGTCTCAAGCAAGTTACGGTGACATCTTATACTGGAACAGAAGATGAAgttaattttatgaaaatctTGAGTACGCAAGGAGTTGCCCTAGAAAAGATTATACTTGTCCGTGGCCATGTTGGTGCAAAGTCGCGTGTTCAAATGGTTCTATATAGGAATGCTTCACAAAGTTGGAAGTGCTACTTACCAGATCTCGCCTCCACGACACTGAATTATATAGACTCTGAGCTTTTTAAACAGGGAATCAATTGGCTCATTGAAAGTTGAAtcccttatttttaaataagattaatttaaaatatattatcgcttgtatataaaagaaaatagataAACACCTAAGTTAAAGCATAAAACGAATATATGAATTTAATGTTGCAATAAAAATTCTCTAGagataaaaacaatataacCAACCAggccaagaaaaaaaaggaacaaaatagAAGCAAGGCCTCTAGAATTTTGAACACGGACGAGGCAAGCAATGAAAACCTAAACGATCTCCCAGAGGAACTCCTCCTCCGCATCCTCACCTTCCTTCCCACATTAGACTCCATCCAAACCTCTCTCATATGCCAGCAATGGCGACCCATCTGGTCTCGTGTTCCCTCCTTGAACTTCCCCTTCGAACTCTTTCCTTCATACGAGCCACCTTTGGATACCCGCCAATTCTTCGCCGAGTTCATCGATCGCGTTCTCATTCTTCGCTCCAATTCTCCCATCCACACTTTCCGCCTCTCCTTCATCTACCATGATCACTACGGCTCCCATGTCGACTCTTGGGTTTGCTCCGCCATAACCCACCTCCACGCTCGTGAGCTCCATCTCGACTTCTTCATTCACAAAGATTTTCATGACGAGGACACTTTTAATCACCGGTATGATTTCCCTTTCTCTGTTCTGAGAAATGGGTTTGTTGAAAAATTGGGCCTTACGGGATGTGATCTTACATTGCCGGCTAAAATGTCCACTACGTTTTTGCTCGATTATGTCCGTGTATCTCGATCGGGTTTATTTGACGGACCAGATAATGAGTGATTTGATTTTGGGTTGCCCCAATTTGGAGGCTTTGGAGCTTCAGAACTGTTGGGGGCATCATCATTTGAAGATATATAGCACAAGGCTTAAGAAGCAGGTacttgggtatttttatgattcTGAAATCCAAGAGACGCTTGTGATTGATTGCCCAAACCTCTTCTCGATCAGTTTTGATTGCTGTGCATTTGACAAGTTTATACTTAATAATGCGTCGTCCCTGGTTGAATTTCATGTTGATATGGTGCACCTAATTTATCGGTCCTATCGTTATTGGAGCAAGGTTGTGAGGCTACTCTTACAAGCACCTAATGTTAAGCATCTTAATGTGCAAAATTGGTGGTTTAAGGTAATTTCTTGACCTGTGTTCTGATCAATCATTGTTTACTGTATGATGATTTTGTTTAACTTTAAGttgtttcattattttttgtatagtGGGAATTATGCCAGAAGTTTAAGGAATATGCAACAATGTGATTAGTGTTCTGGTTATGTGGAAGGCTTCTCCCAGATTTGCTAAATTTGGTCTATCAATGTTGTAGATTAGCTGTGTATTTTTGAATGAGACTGTATTTTTTAGTAATTGAAATAGATAATAaatgagagaaagaaaggcTTTTTAGCTTGTCATTGAAGTTGAAAGCTTGTCACTGAGTCTTGGAGTTGAAAAAAAGATGGGAAAGGGTAATTAGTTGTTGAGGTCTGCTCATTTTTCAGCATCAGCCTAGATAGAGGAAATGATCAGTGCCTAATTTATACAAAGTGGTCATGGATTGGTGTCCCAGGAAAGAAGTGGTCGAGGGACAGTACAGGAAAATAACATGGTTGTTTATGGACTCTATGTTCGATCACTAACCAACTAGATTTGGGGACAATTCAATGCAACAAACCTTTGGGAGTTAGATAACACAGCATAGCATTTACTGTGCCAAtatcgtttttgtttttgttttttctttgtaaaaggAAGGTTAGTATTCAGTAAGGATTACATTTATGTCGTTAAATTGCAATGTTTATTGAAACTAAATATCCTGCATTTACAGTTTTTTAGCTGGCATACTGACATGATATGATAGGTAAATTTGTCAAGAAAAGTAAAGTTccatttgttctttttattgtACCACATTTCTTTTGCGGCAATAAGTTATTAAACTTTCATAACAGGTATTGAGTTCTCATTGAGAATGGTATAAATGCCAATATTGTAACTTAAAGACATTgtacaaaattgttttgagaAAACCAGCTCCCAAAAAAAGGTCTGTCTGTTGTTTCTTAtttgaaaagtcaaaaacaGGTTCTGCCTTGATGATCACTCGTTCTAATAAGCAGGATTAATTGATGATTAACCATGTCATTGTGCAGAGTTAGTTGTCCCTCCTTGATGTTGTGGCTTCAAGGGTATCCCTGGGAACTCCCTATCATAAAAAGCCCTCAGTGGAAGTAAAATCTTAGCATGTTGTAACCAGCCATGTGATTCTGTTCTAGACAATCTTTAGTCACTTTCTAACTCTGTCCAACTCATTGATGTGCAGCATCTCATTCATAGATGGCCAATCTCTTTGGCTTAACCTCTGCGAACTTGGGGATTTTTCGAATTTCACTTTTTACTGATTAACCTCTTTTGGCTTTTTTCCCTACGTATGACCACTGGTTTCCAGAGATATGATGTTATTGAAGATCATCTAGTATTAATAACTGTCTCTTATTCATATGCCCTTAGTTTCTGACATCAAAGGAGGATTCTTTCCCCAAAAGTTTTATGCTCCACAATCTCAACCTCTTAGAGCTGCGAACAGGATTTACCCAATATGATCTGGTTGGCATGGCTGCACTGCTTAAACTTTGTCCCAATCTCGAGACAATGATTCTGGAATACCTTTTCAAGAAAAGGGCAGATGTGAGTACCACATACTTAATAATAGCAATTCTTGATGTTTCTGTATTACTTATGTTTAtcattctttttgttgttcCAGGCTGCATATCTAACATTTGATCTTCTAATTTCCAGGAGAGTTTATCAGAAGAGTTGCTAAATAAGCCAGTTGAATTGAGCATGCCAAGTCTTAAGCAAGTTACAATGAACGTGTATACCGGAACAGAAGATGAATTCAATTTTATGAAAATGTTGATTGGGCAAGGAGTTGTCCTAGAAAAGATTGTGTTTGTTCCCGTCCAAGTTGAGAACGGAAAAGTTGTTGAGAGGTCGCTTCCTCCAGTGGTTCTATGTAGAAACGGTTCACAAGGTTGGAAGTGCTCACCGGACCTCTCCTCCTCAGTACGGAATATTATAGAGTCTGAGCTAAAGGTGGATTAGGTTTAAAATTACATGGGGAATCCATTGGCTCATTCCaaggtttcttgtttttctgaaACTGGGTTTAAAATTAGATGATTATTACGAATATCAATATTATGTTTGGATTTTGTTAACGGATTATCATCCGTCTTATTTCTtcattaacaaaaatttcatgtgtgtgtgtgagggGCCGAAAGGCCCAAAACTTCTCTATCCTTGTCCTGTTAGGAAAGTGACTTCCAGTTCCTTGTTGatccccaaaacaaaacaaataaaataaaataaaataaaatctttcctcaagcaaaaaggaaatataaaaaaagttgccgtctgtatatatatatatatatatatatatatatatatatcgggTCTATTCGTATCTTATTCTAACACCTTACCCAAACCATGGAAACCAGAGCTGCAAAGAAGAGAAGGCTTCTTATGGAGcaagaaaacaaacacaatGAGAAAATCAAGGACAGGTTCAGTGATCTTCCAGATGATGTCTTGCACCACACACTCTCCTTCTTACCCATTAAATCTGCTGCacatacaagtaatttatcTAAAAGGTGGAGAAAACTATGGGATTCCTGTCCAATTCTCGACTTCTCCAAAGCTTGTCGTCCGACAGGGCTGCGATTTGAAAAAAAACCAGCTACGGTTGGGGAAGTTTATGGCCGGCATAGCAAAGTAGTTAATGGCATTTCCAAAGTATTGTCTGACCGCCATGAAAACTCTAATATAGAGGTTTTTGAGTATGCTGGTTATATGAACCCTAGTTGGTTGCTTGATTGGGTTCCTTGTCTGGTGAAGCATAGGGTTGAAAAACTTGTTCTCTATGTCTGGTTGGTTCACTCGCTTGACTTGCCTTGCTCTCTATTTGAGTGTAACTCACTGAGGAGCCTCACATTGGAAGCCACTCGTTCTGAACATTGCCTCCTAATTAACAATCCCGACACCCGGTTTTGGCTTCCATCTTCTTGTGCTCGGGCTACTAGCGGCCTTCGCTCTCTGTCTTTAACCGGAGTGGATTTCGCAGGCAACGTGTTATTTTCAGATCCTACTTCGTTCCCTTCCCTTGAGAAATTGACTGTAGATCATTGTAGAAGAATCAGCCATCTAAAAATATGTTGTGCCAACCTCAAATGCATAGAAGTTTGCAATATGGGTATAAAAAGCCTGGACATATCTGGAATGAAACTAGAGAAGTTGACAATCAAACTCTGTTTCAACGGATGTGGCAAGGGAAGTAGTGTTAAGATTTTGGCTCCCAATCTACTAACATTTTGTTGGAACGAAAATGACTTTGCTGAGAAGTGTTTGATTCAGAGCTTTCCAAAGCTCATGGAAGGTGAGATTAGTTCTTGTGTGCTACCAGCCAACGTTAGCAAAGTGAACGCTCAAAGCGCAGCCAATCTTCTTTCCTCACTGTCCCAAGTTGGGAGCCTTTGTTTGTCCTATCGCATTCTTGAGATTTTGTCGAAAATATATCTTGAATTCGGTGGTCTACCATATTCATTTATGAACCTCAAGACCTTGCAAATTTATACTGATTTGAGAAAAGCTGATATCCCGGCTATAGCTTGCATTTTCAGGAGCTCTCCTGCAGTCCGAAATCTCACAATTACGATAACCGCTGGCTGTGATATCCATAGCCCACCCGCTGGCTGGGAAAATCAAGCTCAAAGTTTGAGCTCCTTCCTATGTCACCTAAAGGTGGTGAATATTGTGGTTTGGACAAATACGATACATGAAAGTGTGATTAACGTAGTGAGGTTTTTGCTTCAACATGGAAGAGCCTTGCaaaaatttgtcatttctTCGTGGCACTCCATGGTCCATGATCAACTTGCTACGTTATTTCCCCGGGCATCCACTCGTCTCGAAGGCTCATGGTTCTACACTAATTTTGTAAACACATAGACATGGATGATCATTATGGATACCACATATATATTGAGTTGTATATGTTGTTGATTTGGGATATTATCAATTCATAAATCTGGCGTTCAGAATTGCAGAATTTTGCTTAAACTTGCTAGCAAACTTCAATCTTTTAGTCAAATGTTCtctttatatttgtcaaattcaTCCAAACTCccggttatatatatattggtagTGACCTTTACTTGAGTGTGATTCTCTGACGACATGTCTGATTTGCCTCGTGGCATATTTGAGTGTGATTCTCTGACGACATGTCTGATTTGCCTCGTGGCGTATTTGAGTGTGATTCTCTGAGGAGCCTCACATTGAAACGCAGTTTTATGTATCAACCCAAAGCCCCAAGAAATGCAGACCCATTGCTTCGGTTTTCATCTTCTTATATTAGGGCCATT from Prunus dulcis unplaced genomic scaffold, ALMONDv2, whole genome shotgun sequence includes:
- the LOC117612486 gene encoding putative F-box/FBD/LRR-repeat protein At4g03220 yields the protein METRAAKKRRLLMEQENKHNEKIKDRFSDLPDDVLHHTLSFLPIKSAAHTSNLSKRWRKLWDSCPILDFSKACRPTGLRFEKKPATVGEVYGRHSKVVNGISKVLSDRHENSNIEVFEYAGYMNPSWLLDWVPCLVKHRVEKLVLYVWLVHSLDLPCSLFECNSLRSLTLEATRSEHCLLINNPDTRFWLPSSCARATSGLRSLSLTGVDFAGNVLFSDPTSFPSLEKLTVDHCRRISHLKICCANLKCIEVCNMGIKSLDISGMKLEKLTIKLCFNGCGKGSSVKILAPNLLTFCWNENDFAEKCLIQSFPKLMEGEISSCVLPANVSKVNAQSAANLLSSLSQVGSLCLSYRILEILSKIYLEFGGLPYSFMNLKTLQIYTDLRKADIPAIACIFRSSPAVRNLTITITAGCDIHSPPAGWENQAQSLSSFLCHLKVVNIVVWTNTIHESVINVVRFLLQHGRALQKFVISSWHSMVHDQLATLFPRASTRLEGSWFYTNFVNT